A window of the Oryzias melastigma strain HK-1 linkage group LG11, ASM292280v2, whole genome shotgun sequence genome harbors these coding sequences:
- the LOC112160702 gene encoding uncharacterized protein LOC112160702 isoform X1 — METHDQSAVFDPAERRKFDLQVASRSPLKMEEEEVSDLHEALTEVELQTSPASRLSRDHVLEDKTSVGDQAAARLQRDCDGPGEAPELPDHHHEEAPHPPQEQTPTEDDTGTSEKNKQKAFQLVLNELLQQQKHRPGRRFKKKTLMKMAKLLVIAKGLDGEAGPPDPEQDAPVATGGHLLPGYIMETHDQNAGVDSSSVDKDGELEPGGGSDSVPDLQVVSKSALKMEEEETEVELQTSAASRLSGDAVLEDKTSVGDQAAASLQRDCDGPGEAPELPDHHHEEAPHPPQEQTPTEDDTGTSEKNKQKAFQLVLNELLQQQKHRPGRRFKKKTLMKMAKLLVIAKGLDGEAGPPDPEQDAPVATGEDGSAETTAASTEQEDLNFSQEAHGASRTTSTSDQQKCSSSSNREDAVITQNEEEQNPRIFRVLEAHRPRKRMKKASRTSKNKKAEQKPPDEAQSAFCPQTEEEVASAEQDEGVGGHAGTILTAPEVRDGKQLDGAVGKKRKRRNKTKAAQTKPEPETLTSQELPPGGAVLQGRQKLRRRVVNESVPPPKGLLKDPSPAGGPEQIHAARTGKAKKRKRTAALELSVLESSPEKKQSDGVWFGSFTVKQEEEEQQIQTIKKRRGRKRKEVNELQSSELSTNKMAAAADIAEEGQPTAAVQGEPKRRGRKKKIKIELPEKLSEDISNMAAVEKTQEEHEDVKSKTENCEHPASKMKKRRRKQEKSAPNINLNLPETSSPPEDVPETLKKKRRKVSLGSATSDVPLGFCSSPLNLSLPEDPAVKKKKRGRRPKAEKTSQIPQTGLTLESSESNFNVNPPENVKKRRQNLQSHENSQILELKAIKQEFDGSVTPEPLCQNEEWAPPRRKPRKRRGTSGTARRRVKPPQTFSNLVPVDLGEMEEKTVQLSAAGEGAPPTITPEDQELPDQTQSHLCSVCGRSFRHLSVLTIHRLMHAERKPLARPPRRKRSLGPPQLNCPCCAAAFSSKTQLLLHLSNAESCTAPLEAGGQLPSHSDITAFVGHLPTRGRRRRRHSCPTCWRTFRSPAGLSLHRKVHTKVCAATESFQDLDLRLPPETESGLPETESGPPKAMSGPQKTKSRLPKAKSGPQKTKSRLPKAKSGLPETESGLTETESGPPKAKSRLPKTESGLPRTESGPQKTKSRLPKAKSGLPKTKSGPRKTESGPRKTESGPRKTLSRLPKAKSGLPKTDLGLPKTESELPKAKSRLPKTEPGPPKTKSRLPKTEPGPPKTKSRLPKTKSGPPKTMSGPPDTQSGPSERPHSGPYAETATSVLFSCPTCTQLHSHWCIFVLHVRTHATGWCQRCDVCLQQPPQEEEPPQHCPTCCELSGESETCRRLLEAGRVRGELLHPEEQRTRGELEGAPLPSPSPSSSSSAKQVEASRLSPNPKSNQEAGQPFFRPQRIISKRFLSARWGRSFSHWSRQRLHQKPGRAFHCSQCELDFHFLGSYLLHLQEHAAQTLHAFAASPTTSAEEPQLGSQVSECHKRRRCSRCGKPFSSRAKLQKHELLHRGVRAHICTRCQLPFSRSADLTAHLKAHEARLRAPEPAGVPEPLSFPYPCRKCDATFSSGEFLQAHQVRHFTAGKRPESPASYVIRRAPEDPQRGALESSQPPRPLPVSNRKHLFRYPHPDRLYVVLAPPSEPALLISDSEDEIETSAEPGPSLEKPTTPQPVEVSEMDQLDLLIQSLIPERDFSESNSCCEGRAPPLLVSPQEDVVYNCAMCTAVFTELSELHTHYMAHAQRL, encoded by the exons ATGGAGACTCACGACCAGAGCGCCGTGTTCGACCCAGCTGAGCGGCGAAAATTCGATCTGCAGGTCGCATCCAGATCTCCTCTGAAGATGGAAGAAGAGGAAGTGAGCGACCTTCATGAGGCATTG ACTGAAGTCGAGCTGCAGACGTCTCCTGCTTCACGTCTGAGCAGAGACCACGTCCTGGAAGACAAGACTTCTGTTGGAGATCAAGCTGCTGCCCGTTTGCAGAGAGACTGTGACGGTCCTGGAGAAGCTCCTGAACTTCCAGATCACCACCACGAAGAAGCCCCCCACCCTCCTCAGGAGCAGACCCCCACAGAAGACGACACCGGAacctcagagaaaaacaagcagaagGCCTTTCAGTTGGTTCTCAACGagttgctgcagcagcagaagcacaGACCGGGCCGACGCTTCAAGAAGAAAACGCTCATGAAGATGGCCAAACTGCTGGTTATCGCCAAAGGGTTGGACGGAGAGGCGGGTCCTCCCGACCCGGAACAAGACGCTCCTGTAGCTACAG GAGGACACCTGTTACCTGGTTACATCATGGAGACTCATGACCAGAACGCTGGGGTCGATTCAAGTTCAGTCGACAAAGACGGGGAATTAGAACCTGGAGGTGGCAGCGACTCGGTTCCGGATCTGCAGGTCGTCTCCAAATCTGCTCTGAAaatggaagaggaggag ACTGAAGTCGAGCTGCAGACGTCTGCTGCTTCACGTCTGAGCGGAGACGCCGTCCTGGAAGACAAGACTTCTGTTGGAGATCAAGCTGCTGCCAGTTTGCAGAGAGACTGTGACGGTCCTGGAGAAGCTCCTGAACTTCCGGATCATCACCACGAAGAAGCCCCCCACCCTCCTCAGGAGCAGACCCCCACAGAAGACGACACCGGAACCTCAGAGAAGAACAAGCAGAAGGCCTTTCAGTTGGTTCTCAACGagttgctgcagcagcagaagcacaGGCCGGGCCGACGCTTCAAGAAGAAAACGCTCATGAAGATGGCCAAACTGCTGGTTATCGCCAAAGGGTTGGACGGAGAGGCGGGTCCTCCCGACCCGGAACAAGACGCTCCTGTAGCTACAGGTGAAGATGGTTCGGCAGAAACAACGGCTGCTTCAACTGAACAAGAGGACTTGAATTTTTCCCAAGAGGCCCACGGAGCTTCCAGGACTACTTCTACATCAGACCAGCAAAAGTGTTCGTCCAGTTCCAACAGAGAAGATGCAGTAATAACTCAGAACGAGGAAGAGCAGAATCCAAGAATATTTAGAGTCCTGGAAGCTCACAGACcgaggaagaggatgaagaaagCTTCCAGAACCAGTAAGAACaaaaaagctgaacaaaagCCTCCAGACGAGGCTCAGTCAGCATTCTGTCCACAGACTGAAGAGGAGGTAGCATCAGCTGAGCAGGATGAAGGTGTGGGAGGTCATGCAGGAACCATCCTGACGGCTCCTGAGGTGAGAGACGGGAAGCAGCTGGATGGAGCTGTgggaaagaagaggaagaggaggaacaaGACAAAGGCTGCTCAGACCAAACCAGAGCCTGAAACTTTAACCTCCCAGGAGCTCCCACCAGGAGGCGCTGTCCTGCAAGGTCGTCAAAAACTGCGAAGACGTGTAGTGAATGAATCAGTTCCTCCCCCTAAAGGTCTCCTGAAGGACCCTTCACCTGCTGGAGGGCCAGAGCAGATCCACGCCGCCAGAACGGGAAAGGCAAAGAAGCGCAAACGCACGGCAGCGCTGGAGCTCAGCGTCCTGGAAAGTTCTCCTGAGAAGAAGCAAAGCGATGGAGTTTGGTTCGGATCTTTCACCgtgaagcaggaggaggaggagcagcagatcCAGACGATCAAGAAAAGGAGAGGAAGGAAGAGAAAGGAAGTGAATGAGCTGCAGAGTTCAGAACTGTCGACCAACAAgatggctgctgctgctgatatTGCAGAGGAGGGGCAGCCTACAGCAGCGGTTCAGGGAGAACCGAAGCGAAGGGGAAGGAAGAAGAAGATAAAAATCGAACTTCCTGAGAAACTCTCAGAGGATATCTCCAACATGGCAGCTGTGGAGAAAACTCAGGAGGAACATGAAGATGTAAAgtccaaaacagaaaactgtgAACATCCAGCATCcaagatgaagaagaggaggaggaaacagGAAAAGTCTGCtccaaatattaatttaaaccttCCAGAAACTTCTTCTCCACCTGAAGACGTCCCGGAAACTCTCAAAAAGAAAAGACGGAAAGTGTCGCTCGGTTCAGCCACTTCAGATGTTCCTCTTGGCTTCTGCTCTTCTCCTTTAAATCTGAGTTTACCCGAAGATCCAGcagtgaaaaagaagaagagaggaAGAAGACCCAAAGCTGAAAAAACTTCTCAGATTCCACAAACTGGACTGACTTTGGAGTCCTCCGAGTCCAATTTTAATGTGAATCctccagaaaatgtgaaaaaacgaAGACAGAATTTACAGAGTCATGAAAACTCTCAGATCTTAGAATTAAAAGCCATCAAGCAAGAATTTGATGGTAGTGTGACACCAGAGCCTTTATGTCAAAACGAGGAGTGGGCGCCCCCCAGGAGGAAACCCCGGAAGAGGAGGGGGACGAGTGGAACTGCCAGGAGGAGGGTGAAGCCGCCTCAGACTTTCAGTAACTTGGTTCCAGTTGATCTCGgtgagatggaggagaaaacCGTCCAGCTGAGTGCTGCTGGGGAGGGCGCGCCCCCCACCATCACCCCAGAAGACCAAGAACTTCCTGATCAAACGCAGAGCCACCTCTGCTCCGTGTGCGGTCGCTCCTTCCGCCACCTGTCCGTGCTCACAATCCACAGACTGATGCACGCCGAGAGGAAGCCCCTCGCCCGCCCCCCACGCAGGAAGAGGTCATTGGGACCCCCCCAGCTGAACTGTCCATGCTGCGCCGCAGCCTTCAGCAGCAAGACGCAGCTGCTGCTTCACCTGAGCAACGCGGAGAGCTGCACCGCACCACTAGAGGCGGGGGGACAGCTCCCCTCCCACAGTGACATCACCGCCTTTGTAGGGCACCTCCCCaccagagggaggaggaggaggaggcacaGCTGCCCCACCTGCTGGAGAACCTTCAGGAGTCCTGCAGGACTCAGCCTCCATAGAAAGGTTCACACAAAAGTCTGTGCTGCCACCGAGAGTTTTCAGGACCTGGATCTGCGCCTCCCCCCAGAAACTGAGTCAGGGCTCCCGGAAACAGAGTCAGGACCTCCAAAAGCCATGTCAGGACCCCAAAAAACCAAGTCAAGACTCCCAAAAGCCAAGTCAGGACCCCAAAAAACCAAGTCAAGACTCCCAAAAGCCAAGTCAGGACTCCCGGAAACAGAGTCAGGGCTCACGGAAACAGAGTCCGGACCTCCAAAAGCCAAGTCAAGACTCCCAAAAACAGAGTCAGGACTCCCAAGAACAGAGTCAGGACCCCAAAAAACCAAGTCAAGACTCCCAAAAGCCAAGTCAGGACTCCCAAAAACCAAGTCAGGACCCCGAAAAACAGAGTCAGGACCCCGAAAAACAGAGTCAGGACCCCGAAAAACACTGTCAAGACTCCCAAAAGCCAAGTCAGGACTCCCGAAAACAGACTTAGGACTCCCAAAAACAGAGTCAGAACTCCCGAAAGCCAAGTCAAGACTCCCAAAAACTGAGCCAGGACCACCAAAAACCAAGTCAAGACTCCCAAAAACTGAGCCAGGACCACCAAAAACCAAGTCAAGACTCCCAAAAACCAAGTCAGGACCTCCAAAAACCATGTCAGGTCCTCCAGATACTCAGTCAGGCCCCTCTGAAAGACCCCACAGTGGACCCTATGCTGAAACTGCCACCTCCGTGCTCTTCTCATGTCCCACCTGCACTCAGCTTCATTCCCACTGGTGCATCTTCGTCCTTCACGTGCGCACGCACGCTACTGGCTGGTGTCAACGCTGCGATGTCTGCCTGCAGCAGCCCCCCCAGGAGGAGGAGCCCCCGCAGCACTGCCCCACCTGCTGTGAGCTCAGCGGCGAGTCGGAGACCTGCAGGCGTTTGCTGGAAGCGGGACGTGTTCGAGGAGAACTCCTGCATCCAGAGGAGCAGCGGACACGGGGGGAACTTGAAGGAGCTCCGTTACCTTCTCCCTCCCCCAGCAGCTCCAGCTCAGCCAAGCAGGTGGAGGCCAGTCGTCTGTCACCAAACCCAAAGTCCAACCAGGAGGCTGGACAGCCGTTTTTCCGCCCCCAGAGGATCATTTCCAAGCGCTTCCTGAGTGCCCGCTGGGGGCGGTCCTTCAGTCACTGGAGCAGACAGCGTCTCCATCAGAAACCAGGAAGAGCTTTCCATTGCAGCCAGTGCGAGCTAGATTTCCACTTCCTGGGTTCGTACCTGCTTCACCTGCAGGAGCACGCTGCCCAGACACTGCACGCCTTTGCGGCGTCTCCTACCACGTCTGCAGAGGAGCCCCAACTGGGCTCCCAGGTCTCAGAGTGCCATAAACGGCGCCGCTGCAGCAGGTGTGGAAAACCGTTCTCCAGTAGGGCGAAGCTGCAGAAGCACGAGCTGCTGCACAGAGGGGTCAGGGCTCACATCTGCACGCGCTGTCAGCTGCCGTTCTCCCGCTCCGCTGACCTGACCGCCCACCTGAAAGCACATGAGGCCCGGCTCCGCGCGCCCGAGCCCGCGGGCGTGCCGGAGCCGCTGTCCTTCCCGTACCCCTGCAGGAAGTGCGACGCCACTTTCTCCAGCGGTGAGTTCCTGCAGGCGCATCAGGTGCGTCACTTCACAGCAGGTAAGAGGCCTGAAAGCCCCGCCTCCTACGTCATCCGCAGAGCCCCGGAGGACCCTCAGAGGGGCGCCCTCGAGTCATCGCAGCCACCACGCCCTCTGCCAGTGAGCAACCGGAAACACCTGTTCAGGTACCCTCACCCCGACCGGCTCTACGTTGTCCTGGCGCCGCCCTCAGAGCCAGCCCTCCTCATTTCAGACTCGGAAGACGAGATCGAAACCTCAGCAGAACCAGGGCCTTCCCTCGAAAAACCCACAACACCCCAGCCCGTAGAGGTCTCAGAAATGGACCAGCTGGACCTCCTGATCCAGTCCCTAATCCCAGAGAGAGACTTCAGCGAGTCCAACAGTTGTTGTGAGGGTAGAGCTCCGCCCCTTTTAGTCTCCCCACAAGAGGACGTTGTGTACAACTGTGCGATGTGCACGGCGGTGTTCACAGAGCTGTCAGAGCTGCACACACACTACATGGCTCACGCACAAAGACTTTAA
- the LOC112160702 gene encoding uncharacterized protein LOC112160702 isoform X2, producing the protein METHDQSAVFDPAERRKFDLQVASRSPLKMEEEEVSDLHEALTEVELQTSPASRLSRDHVLEDKTSVGDQAAARLQRDCDGPGEAPELPDHHHEEAPHPPQEQTPTEDDTGTSEKNKQKAFQLVLNELLQQQKHRPGRRFKKKTLMKMAKLLVIAKGLDGEAGPPDPEQDAPVATGGHLLPGYIMETHDQNAGVDSSSVDKDGELEPGGGSDSVPDLQVVSKSALKMEEETEVELQTSAASRLSGDAVLEDKTSVGDQAAASLQRDCDGPGEAPELPDHHHEEAPHPPQEQTPTEDDTGTSEKNKQKAFQLVLNELLQQQKHRPGRRFKKKTLMKMAKLLVIAKGLDGEAGPPDPEQDAPVATGEDGSAETTAASTEQEDLNFSQEAHGASRTTSTSDQQKCSSSSNREDAVITQNEEEQNPRIFRVLEAHRPRKRMKKASRTSKNKKAEQKPPDEAQSAFCPQTEEEVASAEQDEGVGGHAGTILTAPEVRDGKQLDGAVGKKRKRRNKTKAAQTKPEPETLTSQELPPGGAVLQGRQKLRRRVVNESVPPPKGLLKDPSPAGGPEQIHAARTGKAKKRKRTAALELSVLESSPEKKQSDGVWFGSFTVKQEEEEQQIQTIKKRRGRKRKEVNELQSSELSTNKMAAAADIAEEGQPTAAVQGEPKRRGRKKKIKIELPEKLSEDISNMAAVEKTQEEHEDVKSKTENCEHPASKMKKRRRKQEKSAPNINLNLPETSSPPEDVPETLKKKRRKVSLGSATSDVPLGFCSSPLNLSLPEDPAVKKKKRGRRPKAEKTSQIPQTGLTLESSESNFNVNPPENVKKRRQNLQSHENSQILELKAIKQEFDGSVTPEPLCQNEEWAPPRRKPRKRRGTSGTARRRVKPPQTFSNLVPVDLGEMEEKTVQLSAAGEGAPPTITPEDQELPDQTQSHLCSVCGRSFRHLSVLTIHRLMHAERKPLARPPRRKRSLGPPQLNCPCCAAAFSSKTQLLLHLSNAESCTAPLEAGGQLPSHSDITAFVGHLPTRGRRRRRHSCPTCWRTFRSPAGLSLHRKVHTKVCAATESFQDLDLRLPPETESGLPETESGPPKAMSGPQKTKSRLPKAKSGPQKTKSRLPKAKSGLPETESGLTETESGPPKAKSRLPKTESGLPRTESGPQKTKSRLPKAKSGLPKTKSGPRKTESGPRKTESGPRKTLSRLPKAKSGLPKTDLGLPKTESELPKAKSRLPKTEPGPPKTKSRLPKTEPGPPKTKSRLPKTKSGPPKTMSGPPDTQSGPSERPHSGPYAETATSVLFSCPTCTQLHSHWCIFVLHVRTHATGWCQRCDVCLQQPPQEEEPPQHCPTCCELSGESETCRRLLEAGRVRGELLHPEEQRTRGELEGAPLPSPSPSSSSSAKQVEASRLSPNPKSNQEAGQPFFRPQRIISKRFLSARWGRSFSHWSRQRLHQKPGRAFHCSQCELDFHFLGSYLLHLQEHAAQTLHAFAASPTTSAEEPQLGSQVSECHKRRRCSRCGKPFSSRAKLQKHELLHRGVRAHICTRCQLPFSRSADLTAHLKAHEARLRAPEPAGVPEPLSFPYPCRKCDATFSSGEFLQAHQVRHFTAGKRPESPASYVIRRAPEDPQRGALESSQPPRPLPVSNRKHLFRYPHPDRLYVVLAPPSEPALLISDSEDEIETSAEPGPSLEKPTTPQPVEVSEMDQLDLLIQSLIPERDFSESNSCCEGRAPPLLVSPQEDVVYNCAMCTAVFTELSELHTHYMAHAQRL; encoded by the exons ATGGAGACTCACGACCAGAGCGCCGTGTTCGACCCAGCTGAGCGGCGAAAATTCGATCTGCAGGTCGCATCCAGATCTCCTCTGAAGATGGAAGAAGAGGAAGTGAGCGACCTTCATGAGGCATTG ACTGAAGTCGAGCTGCAGACGTCTCCTGCTTCACGTCTGAGCAGAGACCACGTCCTGGAAGACAAGACTTCTGTTGGAGATCAAGCTGCTGCCCGTTTGCAGAGAGACTGTGACGGTCCTGGAGAAGCTCCTGAACTTCCAGATCACCACCACGAAGAAGCCCCCCACCCTCCTCAGGAGCAGACCCCCACAGAAGACGACACCGGAacctcagagaaaaacaagcagaagGCCTTTCAGTTGGTTCTCAACGagttgctgcagcagcagaagcacaGACCGGGCCGACGCTTCAAGAAGAAAACGCTCATGAAGATGGCCAAACTGCTGGTTATCGCCAAAGGGTTGGACGGAGAGGCGGGTCCTCCCGACCCGGAACAAGACGCTCCTGTAGCTACAG GAGGACACCTGTTACCTGGTTACATCATGGAGACTCATGACCAGAACGCTGGGGTCGATTCAAGTTCAGTCGACAAAGACGGGGAATTAGAACCTGGAGGTGGCAGCGACTCGGTTCCGGATCTGCAGGTCGTCTCCAAATCTGCTCTGAAaatggaagaggag ACTGAAGTCGAGCTGCAGACGTCTGCTGCTTCACGTCTGAGCGGAGACGCCGTCCTGGAAGACAAGACTTCTGTTGGAGATCAAGCTGCTGCCAGTTTGCAGAGAGACTGTGACGGTCCTGGAGAAGCTCCTGAACTTCCGGATCATCACCACGAAGAAGCCCCCCACCCTCCTCAGGAGCAGACCCCCACAGAAGACGACACCGGAACCTCAGAGAAGAACAAGCAGAAGGCCTTTCAGTTGGTTCTCAACGagttgctgcagcagcagaagcacaGGCCGGGCCGACGCTTCAAGAAGAAAACGCTCATGAAGATGGCCAAACTGCTGGTTATCGCCAAAGGGTTGGACGGAGAGGCGGGTCCTCCCGACCCGGAACAAGACGCTCCTGTAGCTACAGGTGAAGATGGTTCGGCAGAAACAACGGCTGCTTCAACTGAACAAGAGGACTTGAATTTTTCCCAAGAGGCCCACGGAGCTTCCAGGACTACTTCTACATCAGACCAGCAAAAGTGTTCGTCCAGTTCCAACAGAGAAGATGCAGTAATAACTCAGAACGAGGAAGAGCAGAATCCAAGAATATTTAGAGTCCTGGAAGCTCACAGACcgaggaagaggatgaagaaagCTTCCAGAACCAGTAAGAACaaaaaagctgaacaaaagCCTCCAGACGAGGCTCAGTCAGCATTCTGTCCACAGACTGAAGAGGAGGTAGCATCAGCTGAGCAGGATGAAGGTGTGGGAGGTCATGCAGGAACCATCCTGACGGCTCCTGAGGTGAGAGACGGGAAGCAGCTGGATGGAGCTGTgggaaagaagaggaagaggaggaacaaGACAAAGGCTGCTCAGACCAAACCAGAGCCTGAAACTTTAACCTCCCAGGAGCTCCCACCAGGAGGCGCTGTCCTGCAAGGTCGTCAAAAACTGCGAAGACGTGTAGTGAATGAATCAGTTCCTCCCCCTAAAGGTCTCCTGAAGGACCCTTCACCTGCTGGAGGGCCAGAGCAGATCCACGCCGCCAGAACGGGAAAGGCAAAGAAGCGCAAACGCACGGCAGCGCTGGAGCTCAGCGTCCTGGAAAGTTCTCCTGAGAAGAAGCAAAGCGATGGAGTTTGGTTCGGATCTTTCACCgtgaagcaggaggaggaggagcagcagatcCAGACGATCAAGAAAAGGAGAGGAAGGAAGAGAAAGGAAGTGAATGAGCTGCAGAGTTCAGAACTGTCGACCAACAAgatggctgctgctgctgatatTGCAGAGGAGGGGCAGCCTACAGCAGCGGTTCAGGGAGAACCGAAGCGAAGGGGAAGGAAGAAGAAGATAAAAATCGAACTTCCTGAGAAACTCTCAGAGGATATCTCCAACATGGCAGCTGTGGAGAAAACTCAGGAGGAACATGAAGATGTAAAgtccaaaacagaaaactgtgAACATCCAGCATCcaagatgaagaagaggaggaggaaacagGAAAAGTCTGCtccaaatattaatttaaaccttCCAGAAACTTCTTCTCCACCTGAAGACGTCCCGGAAACTCTCAAAAAGAAAAGACGGAAAGTGTCGCTCGGTTCAGCCACTTCAGATGTTCCTCTTGGCTTCTGCTCTTCTCCTTTAAATCTGAGTTTACCCGAAGATCCAGcagtgaaaaagaagaagagaggaAGAAGACCCAAAGCTGAAAAAACTTCTCAGATTCCACAAACTGGACTGACTTTGGAGTCCTCCGAGTCCAATTTTAATGTGAATCctccagaaaatgtgaaaaaacgaAGACAGAATTTACAGAGTCATGAAAACTCTCAGATCTTAGAATTAAAAGCCATCAAGCAAGAATTTGATGGTAGTGTGACACCAGAGCCTTTATGTCAAAACGAGGAGTGGGCGCCCCCCAGGAGGAAACCCCGGAAGAGGAGGGGGACGAGTGGAACTGCCAGGAGGAGGGTGAAGCCGCCTCAGACTTTCAGTAACTTGGTTCCAGTTGATCTCGgtgagatggaggagaaaacCGTCCAGCTGAGTGCTGCTGGGGAGGGCGCGCCCCCCACCATCACCCCAGAAGACCAAGAACTTCCTGATCAAACGCAGAGCCACCTCTGCTCCGTGTGCGGTCGCTCCTTCCGCCACCTGTCCGTGCTCACAATCCACAGACTGATGCACGCCGAGAGGAAGCCCCTCGCCCGCCCCCCACGCAGGAAGAGGTCATTGGGACCCCCCCAGCTGAACTGTCCATGCTGCGCCGCAGCCTTCAGCAGCAAGACGCAGCTGCTGCTTCACCTGAGCAACGCGGAGAGCTGCACCGCACCACTAGAGGCGGGGGGACAGCTCCCCTCCCACAGTGACATCACCGCCTTTGTAGGGCACCTCCCCaccagagggaggaggaggaggaggcacaGCTGCCCCACCTGCTGGAGAACCTTCAGGAGTCCTGCAGGACTCAGCCTCCATAGAAAGGTTCACACAAAAGTCTGTGCTGCCACCGAGAGTTTTCAGGACCTGGATCTGCGCCTCCCCCCAGAAACTGAGTCAGGGCTCCCGGAAACAGAGTCAGGACCTCCAAAAGCCATGTCAGGACCCCAAAAAACCAAGTCAAGACTCCCAAAAGCCAAGTCAGGACCCCAAAAAACCAAGTCAAGACTCCCAAAAGCCAAGTCAGGACTCCCGGAAACAGAGTCAGGGCTCACGGAAACAGAGTCCGGACCTCCAAAAGCCAAGTCAAGACTCCCAAAAACAGAGTCAGGACTCCCAAGAACAGAGTCAGGACCCCAAAAAACCAAGTCAAGACTCCCAAAAGCCAAGTCAGGACTCCCAAAAACCAAGTCAGGACCCCGAAAAACAGAGTCAGGACCCCGAAAAACAGAGTCAGGACCCCGAAAAACACTGTCAAGACTCCCAAAAGCCAAGTCAGGACTCCCGAAAACAGACTTAGGACTCCCAAAAACAGAGTCAGAACTCCCGAAAGCCAAGTCAAGACTCCCAAAAACTGAGCCAGGACCACCAAAAACCAAGTCAAGACTCCCAAAAACTGAGCCAGGACCACCAAAAACCAAGTCAAGACTCCCAAAAACCAAGTCAGGACCTCCAAAAACCATGTCAGGTCCTCCAGATACTCAGTCAGGCCCCTCTGAAAGACCCCACAGTGGACCCTATGCTGAAACTGCCACCTCCGTGCTCTTCTCATGTCCCACCTGCACTCAGCTTCATTCCCACTGGTGCATCTTCGTCCTTCACGTGCGCACGCACGCTACTGGCTGGTGTCAACGCTGCGATGTCTGCCTGCAGCAGCCCCCCCAGGAGGAGGAGCCCCCGCAGCACTGCCCCACCTGCTGTGAGCTCAGCGGCGAGTCGGAGACCTGCAGGCGTTTGCTGGAAGCGGGACGTGTTCGAGGAGAACTCCTGCATCCAGAGGAGCAGCGGACACGGGGGGAACTTGAAGGAGCTCCGTTACCTTCTCCCTCCCCCAGCAGCTCCAGCTCAGCCAAGCAGGTGGAGGCCAGTCGTCTGTCACCAAACCCAAAGTCCAACCAGGAGGCTGGACAGCCGTTTTTCCGCCCCCAGAGGATCATTTCCAAGCGCTTCCTGAGTGCCCGCTGGGGGCGGTCCTTCAGTCACTGGAGCAGACAGCGTCTCCATCAGAAACCAGGAAGAGCTTTCCATTGCAGCCAGTGCGAGCTAGATTTCCACTTCCTGGGTTCGTACCTGCTTCACCTGCAGGAGCACGCTGCCCAGACACTGCACGCCTTTGCGGCGTCTCCTACCACGTCTGCAGAGGAGCCCCAACTGGGCTCCCAGGTCTCAGAGTGCCATAAACGGCGCCGCTGCAGCAGGTGTGGAAAACCGTTCTCCAGTAGGGCGAAGCTGCAGAAGCACGAGCTGCTGCACAGAGGGGTCAGGGCTCACATCTGCACGCGCTGTCAGCTGCCGTTCTCCCGCTCCGCTGACCTGACCGCCCACCTGAAAGCACATGAGGCCCGGCTCCGCGCGCCCGAGCCCGCGGGCGTGCCGGAGCCGCTGTCCTTCCCGTACCCCTGCAGGAAGTGCGACGCCACTTTCTCCAGCGGTGAGTTCCTGCAGGCGCATCAGGTGCGTCACTTCACAGCAGGTAAGAGGCCTGAAAGCCCCGCCTCCTACGTCATCCGCAGAGCCCCGGAGGACCCTCAGAGGGGCGCCCTCGAGTCATCGCAGCCACCACGCCCTCTGCCAGTGAGCAACCGGAAACACCTGTTCAGGTACCCTCACCCCGACCGGCTCTACGTTGTCCTGGCGCCGCCCTCAGAGCCAGCCCTCCTCATTTCAGACTCGGAAGACGAGATCGAAACCTCAGCAGAACCAGGGCCTTCCCTCGAAAAACCCACAACACCCCAGCCCGTAGAGGTCTCAGAAATGGACCAGCTGGACCTCCTGATCCAGTCCCTAATCCCAGAGAGAGACTTCAGCGAGTCCAACAGTTGTTGTGAGGGTAGAGCTCCGCCCCTTTTAGTCTCCCCACAAGAGGACGTTGTGTACAACTGTGCGATGTGCACGGCGGTGTTCACAGAGCTGTCAGAGCTGCACACACACTACATGGCTCACGCACAAAGACTTTAA